One genomic region from Vibrio sp. SCSIO 43137 encodes:
- a CDS encoding alpha/beta fold hydrolase, whose translation MQHKDYGKKLTIEDYYTEQGSGEPLVLIHGSFATTSSWKRMVEKLSEQYHCICVKLPGHCGTPDPRDFIAPDIETELSLIEQIIVNTTNRPVHIIGHSFGGVVALSLALKQSVPVSKVTLFEPVAVWVLHLMQDREKVAVVDQFLAHYRESAALKKPDCSGMVIDFWAGAGAFAELPDFIRQGMEPLVKNNLRHWQLTLSAGTTKSDIKQCQTPFHIICGTESNPVTRSIAHHLNQQLPDCKTSQIEGASHFLITSHPNECLSLLAQDD comes from the coding sequence TTGCAGCATAAGGATTATGGAAAAAAGCTAACCATTGAGGATTACTATACCGAGCAGGGAAGCGGAGAGCCTCTTGTGCTGATCCATGGCTCTTTTGCCACTACTTCAAGCTGGAAAAGGATGGTGGAAAAGTTGTCTGAACAGTATCACTGTATTTGTGTAAAACTGCCCGGCCATTGTGGTACGCCTGATCCCAGAGATTTTATTGCGCCGGATATAGAAACTGAACTGTCGTTGATAGAGCAGATCATTGTTAATACTACCAATCGTCCGGTTCATATTATCGGCCACTCTTTTGGTGGTGTGGTTGCCCTAAGTCTGGCTCTGAAGCAGAGCGTTCCTGTAAGCAAAGTCACTCTGTTTGAACCCGTTGCGGTGTGGGTGCTGCATCTGATGCAGGATAGAGAGAAGGTGGCGGTGGTGGATCAATTTCTGGCTCACTATCGTGAAAGTGCAGCTTTAAAAAAGCCTGATTGCAGTGGCATGGTGATTGATTTCTGGGCGGGAGCGGGCGCTTTTGCAGAGCTGCCTGACTTTATCCGGCAGGGTATGGAGCCACTGGTGAAAAACAACCTCCGTCACTGGCAATTGACTCTGTCGGCAGGAACAACAAAGTCAGACATAAAACAGTGCCAGACGCCTTTCCATATTATCTGCGGAACGGAGTCTAACCCTGTTACCAGATCTATTGCTCATCATCTGAACCAGCAGCTACCTGATTGTAAAACCAGTCAAATAGAGGGCGCCAGCCACTTTCTTATTACCAGTCACCCCAATGAATGTCTGTCACTGCTGGCGCAAGATGATTAA
- a CDS encoding NRDE family protein, translated as MCTASWLLEPKGYQLFFNRDEQKGRAKALPPQQFISDNGISYMMPVDPVGKGSWIATNEFGLTLCLLNYYQGQTPQGELISRGQLVKSFAHYASADELISDFARLSYQQYAPFTLVVFDAELTAYNGHVRSLQWDGKTLVDSLPLPPLISSAVDADNVRNERRRLFAECNEKEQSIAGRLAFHHSHDPHKGHFSPCMHRDDAHTVSFTHISVTEGNVEINYQDGSPCLGAPYQNLSLSKRSEQMFG; from the coding sequence ATGTGTACTGCCTCATGGCTGCTTGAGCCTAAAGGTTATCAGCTGTTTTTTAACCGTGATGAACAGAAAGGCAGAGCCAAAGCCCTGCCGCCGCAGCAGTTTATCTCTGACAACGGTATCTCTTATATGATGCCGGTCGATCCGGTAGGCAAAGGCAGCTGGATTGCCACCAATGAGTTTGGCCTGACCCTCTGTCTGCTTAATTATTATCAGGGACAGACACCGCAAGGTGAGCTTATCAGCCGCGGACAACTGGTAAAATCTTTTGCCCATTACGCCAGTGCTGACGAGCTTATCAGTGACTTTGCCCGCCTGAGTTATCAGCAGTATGCCCCTTTTACTCTGGTAGTATTCGATGCAGAACTGACCGCCTATAATGGCCATGTCCGTTCCCTACAGTGGGACGGAAAAACCTTAGTGGACAGCCTTCCCCTTCCGCCGCTGATCTCCAGTGCCGTTGATGCTGACAATGTACGCAACGAGCGCAGACGCCTGTTTGCTGAGTGCAACGAAAAAGAACAGAGCATCGCCGGACGGCTGGCTTTTCATCACAGCCATGATCCGCACAAAGGCCACTTCTCGCCTTGTATGCACAGGGATGATGCCCACACCGTCAGCTTTACCCATATTTCGGTCACTGAAGGTAATGTAGAGATCAACTATCAGGATGGTTCACCCTGCCTTGGTGCTCCATATCAAAACCTGAGCCTTAGCAAACGTTCAGAGCAGATGTTTGGTTAA
- a CDS encoding DinB family protein: protein MYDNKNHYCPSVSGNLEAISQGLELCRQLDQNSYNHKATPYVQSSIGEHLRHINDLYFAIKNEANVGVVDYDHRRRGAPVESDLEVGIAELEQIESWLKQLTEEQLDRDISILSEASISSQQVCEIPSNMRRELLFVASHTIHHFALMRVAAIHCDVDTNEHLGYAPATATYLRGQA from the coding sequence ATGTACGACAACAAGAACCACTATTGCCCGTCTGTATCCGGGAACTTAGAAGCCATTTCTCAGGGGCTGGAGCTTTGCCGTCAGCTTGATCAAAACAGCTATAACCACAAAGCGACCCCTTATGTACAGAGCAGCATTGGTGAGCACCTGCGCCATATTAACGATCTCTACTTTGCCATTAAAAATGAAGCCAATGTTGGTGTGGTGGACTATGACCACCGCCGCCGTGGCGCGCCGGTAGAGTCTGACCTAGAGGTAGGCATTGCAGAACTTGAGCAGATCGAAAGCTGGCTAAAGCAGCTAACTGAAGAGCAGTTAGATCGTGATATTTCCATTTTGTCCGAAGCTTCTATCTCTTCTCAGCAGGTGTGTGAGATTCCGTCAAATATGCGCAGAGAGCTGTTGTTTGTCGCCAGCCATACTATTCACCATTTCGCCCTGATGCGGGTTGCGGCTATCCACTGTGACGTGGACACTAACGAGCACCTTGGCTATGCCCCTGCAACCGCAACTTATTTAAGAGGACAGGCATAA
- a CDS encoding D-alanine--D-alanine ligase encodes MPEMDRTGPIVSRYEFWPTWFFYAPVVAQSLWHSLKYRSISLPLIANPSIWLSGMVGESKKDILNLAGKEAKKWILPFNTLRKNSSSTEVQLRDALEAMEQERLSFPVVAKPDKGCRGAGVRLVHNEAQLVDYIERFPQGADYLLQQKSDYDAEVGVFYMRYPGEKKGEVFSITLKYAPYVKGDGVKTLEQLIEDDPRAGQLAHIYKGRHSGSLDRVIPKDVDFRLAFAGSHSRGSIFKNGNQYITQALTEKLDEIFDDFDGFYYGRLDIKFKNIDSLMAGEDFQIIEINGASSEATHIWDSKTPLKEIFSTLLFQYRSLYKIGYLQKKAGHKPPSLRTLFKALAEEKALVKQYPSTD; translated from the coding sequence ATGCCTGAAATGGACCGCACCGGCCCTATTGTTTCCCGATACGAATTCTGGCCGACGTGGTTCTTTTACGCCCCCGTTGTTGCCCAAAGCCTGTGGCACAGCCTGAAATACCGCAGCATCAGCCTGCCGCTGATCGCTAACCCTTCTATCTGGTTAAGCGGAATGGTGGGCGAATCAAAAAAAGACATTCTCAACCTTGCCGGTAAAGAAGCTAAAAAGTGGATTCTGCCGTTTAACACTCTTAGAAAGAACAGCAGCAGCACCGAAGTTCAGCTTAGGGACGCACTGGAAGCGATGGAGCAGGAAAGGCTCAGCTTCCCTGTTGTCGCAAAGCCTGATAAAGGCTGCCGTGGTGCCGGTGTACGACTTGTGCATAATGAAGCCCAGTTGGTTGATTACATCGAACGTTTCCCTCAGGGCGCTGATTATCTGCTGCAACAGAAGTCAGATTATGATGCCGAAGTCGGTGTTTTTTACATGCGCTATCCCGGGGAGAAGAAAGGTGAAGTATTCTCTATTACACTTAAATACGCTCCGTATGTAAAAGGCGATGGCGTAAAAACACTGGAACAGCTGATAGAAGATGATCCGAGAGCAGGACAACTGGCTCATATTTATAAAGGCCGGCATTCAGGTTCACTAGACAGAGTGATCCCAAAAGATGTCGACTTCAGGCTGGCATTTGCCGGAAGCCATAGCCGTGGCAGCATATTTAAAAACGGCAATCAATACATTACTCAGGCACTGACTGAGAAACTGGATGAGATTTTTGATGATTTTGACGGTTTCTACTACGGCAGACTGGACATTAAGTTTAAAAATATCGACAGCCTGATGGCAGGTGAAGATTTTCAGATTATTGAAATCAACGGTGCCAGCAGTGAAGCGACTCATATCTGGGACAGTAAAACTCCGCTGAAGGAGATCTTCTCCACCTTGCTGTTTCAATATCGCTCGCTTTATAAAATCGGCTATTTGCAGAAAAAAGCCGGTCATAAACCACCATCGCTGAGAACTCTGTTTAAAGCTCTGGCAGAAGAGAAAGCACTGGTTAAGCAGTACCCGTCTACGGACTAA
- a CDS encoding DedA family protein, whose translation MSTNLQQGLGVSGLFISIILLSYLLEDLAIVTAALLAADNAISPSLSLLAIFIGIATGDIGLYALGMLAARWRALRYRLLTNRGMKLVRHRLKNNTMLNIAIIRFIPGLRTIGFTLSGLFRVSFVQYMTSVMVATAIWTAIIFFLVYQLGSVEWLQDNEWKWVIAPCALFALWKINRHSSKKLFTQNGRGVSV comes from the coding sequence ATGAGTACTAATTTACAGCAGGGGCTGGGTGTCTCCGGGCTGTTTATCTCAATTATCTTACTCTCCTATCTGCTTGAAGATCTTGCCATTGTTACGGCGGCTCTGCTTGCAGCGGACAACGCCATCTCTCCTTCGCTCTCTTTACTGGCTATCTTTATCGGTATTGCAACCGGTGATATCGGCTTGTATGCCCTTGGCATGCTGGCCGCCAGATGGAGAGCGTTGAGATACCGGTTACTAACCAACCGGGGGATGAAACTGGTCCGCCACAGACTAAAAAATAACACCATGCTGAATATCGCCATCATCCGCTTTATTCCGGGTCTGCGTACTATAGGCTTTACCCTGAGCGGTCTGTTCCGGGTCAGCTTTGTGCAATACATGACTTCCGTTATGGTCGCAACCGCCATCTGGACCGCAATCATCTTTTTCCTTGTCTATCAGTTGGGCTCTGTAGAGTGGCTACAGGACAATGAGTGGAAGTGGGTGATTGCACCGTGCGCACTATTTGCGCTGTGGAAAATTAACCGCCATTCATCGAAAAAACTATTTACTCAGAATGGCAGAGGAGTGTCAGTTTGA
- a CDS encoding type II toxin-antitoxin system HipA family toxin, with amino-acid sequence MLNSKLYVYRTLTNAEKVLVGTLAENRDGCYFQYDDGYLATHSTSLSPFKIKSDTSIQKAPRTPHYGIHGVFADSLPDGWGLYLMDRLFRANGYNPRNISALERLAFVGNNCLGSLSYEPEITFGRTSESDIDLITLGKEAISEFEGTESHLIEYLCNTSGSGGARPKMNVTKLADGSYSTDQRAVGEKLIVKLTSDKFDLKHYESLVEYLYMGIAKNLGFEVADFNLLDAGSGHYWLQQSRFDCTEQGGRKHMLSACGLLDAPFREPSLDYVDLIKATRILCGDLASKEMVRRALFNYITVNQDDHSKNFSFIANDDDSWSLSPVYDIVYSPSPYAEHATSFNGDGRSPLKALTIMARQAGYANEKSLLSMAEEIYQGTRSFVQDAKELGVPPGVAGAIDSDITTKWLSLKS; translated from the coding sequence ATGTTAAACTCTAAACTGTACGTGTACCGCACGCTGACTAATGCTGAAAAGGTATTAGTGGGCACACTCGCAGAGAATAGGGACGGGTGCTACTTTCAATATGACGATGGCTACCTTGCTACACATTCGACCTCTCTATCTCCATTCAAGATTAAGTCTGATACATCCATCCAGAAAGCACCCAGAACCCCGCATTATGGTATTCATGGGGTATTTGCTGACAGCCTGCCGGATGGTTGGGGTTTGTATCTAATGGATAGACTATTTCGTGCAAATGGGTATAACCCGCGCAACATTAGTGCACTAGAACGGTTAGCGTTTGTAGGCAATAACTGCCTTGGCTCACTTTCCTATGAACCTGAGATTACGTTTGGCAGAACTTCAGAGTCGGATATAGATTTGATCACTTTAGGAAAAGAAGCTATCAGTGAGTTCGAGGGCACTGAGTCTCACTTAATAGAGTACCTGTGCAATACTTCGGGCTCGGGTGGTGCCCGCCCTAAGATGAACGTTACCAAGCTTGCAGATGGTAGCTATTCAACAGACCAGAGGGCAGTCGGTGAGAAACTTATTGTTAAGCTTACTTCTGATAAGTTCGACCTAAAACATTACGAAAGTTTGGTGGAATACCTTTATATGGGTATAGCTAAAAACTTGGGTTTCGAGGTAGCTGACTTTAATTTGCTTGATGCGGGTAGTGGGCACTATTGGCTGCAGCAGTCGCGATTTGATTGCACTGAACAAGGTGGTAGAAAACACATGTTGTCAGCGTGTGGACTTCTGGATGCACCATTTAGAGAGCCGTCACTGGATTACGTTGACTTGATTAAGGCAACACGGATTTTGTGTGGTGACCTTGCTTCAAAAGAGATGGTGCGCAGGGCTCTGTTTAATTACATCACCGTTAACCAAGACGATCACTCCAAGAACTTCTCCTTTATAGCCAATGATGATGACTCATGGTCTCTGTCACCTGTATACGATATCGTTTACAGTCCATCACCCTATGCTGAACACGCGACTTCCTTTAATGGCGATGGCCGAAGCCCTTTAAAAGCCTTGACGATTATGGCCAGACAAGCAGGCTATGCCAACGAAAAGTCACTACTGTCGATGGCTGAAGAAATCTATCAAGGAACCCGAAGCTTCGTGCAGGATGCTAAAGAGCTGGGTGTACCTCCGGGAGTGGCCGGAGCGATAGATAGTGATATCACCACCAAATGGCTTTCATTGAAAAGCTAA
- a CDS encoding transcriptional regulator, translated as MLSLNTAYDAQMKLRDHLKKLRKSQKLSVDKLTVKSGVPNATIRKFESTGNISFRQFLMLFEALHNIDDIVKLCETSESEPSSIDEVLSRNVKL; from the coding sequence ATGCTGTCACTCAATACAGCCTATGATGCTCAAATGAAGCTACGGGATCACCTGAAAAAACTCAGAAAGTCTCAGAAACTGAGTGTGGATAAGCTAACGGTAAAATCAGGTGTACCTAATGCAACCATCAGGAAGTTTGAATCAACAGGCAATATATCCTTTAGACAGTTCCTGATGCTCTTTGAGGCTCTTCACAATATCGATGATATTGTAAAGCTATGTGAAACTTCTGAATCTGAACCATCCAGCATTGATGAGGTTCTAAGTAGAAATGTTAAACTCTAA
- a CDS encoding LysR family transcriptional regulator, producing the protein MKNNNLNLLRTLQVLLEECHVSHAAERLHLTQSAVSRQLTQLRELFHDPLLVREKNHLVPTPRAEQIKQRLNDVLTECDDLFQPEVFQPELWKGRVAIASSDHVAQYFMPDLVENFSENAPNLNVVYHSWSPKKFEQLGELDIQLVSTTAPEVPDGLCGLLTGEDHPVCVMSTNHPLATKQSLSLDDFLSYNHVSVVGGGDKDSFVDIALAEQDLKRRIQFTVPFFSSALTTICRTDMLLVIPEHIAISMQRNFSVTYFPLPLQAPKQKYWLIWHPKYQNDTSHQWLRETVFEVMQHSLSLKAMVNTE; encoded by the coding sequence ATGAAAAACAATAACCTTAACCTATTGCGTACACTGCAAGTTTTGCTGGAGGAGTGTCATGTCAGCCATGCAGCTGAAAGACTGCACCTGACTCAGTCTGCCGTTAGCCGTCAACTCACTCAGCTCAGGGAGTTGTTCCATGATCCCCTTCTGGTAAGAGAAAAAAACCATCTTGTCCCCACTCCAAGAGCAGAACAAATTAAGCAGCGGTTAAATGATGTGCTGACAGAGTGTGATGACCTATTCCAGCCTGAAGTATTTCAGCCGGAGCTCTGGAAAGGCCGGGTCGCTATTGCTTCATCGGATCATGTCGCCCAGTACTTTATGCCGGATCTGGTAGAGAACTTCAGTGAAAATGCACCTAACCTAAATGTGGTTTACCACTCCTGGTCGCCTAAAAAGTTTGAGCAGCTCGGTGAGCTGGATATTCAGCTTGTCTCCACCACTGCACCAGAAGTGCCAGACGGTTTGTGCGGCCTTCTTACCGGAGAAGATCACCCTGTATGCGTGATGAGCACCAACCATCCACTGGCGACAAAGCAGAGCCTGAGTCTGGATGACTTTTTAAGCTATAACCATGTCTCTGTAGTGGGCGGAGGGGATAAAGACAGCTTTGTTGATATTGCCTTGGCAGAACAAGATCTGAAACGACGAATTCAGTTTACCGTGCCCTTTTTCAGTTCTGCCCTTACCACCATTTGCCGCACGGATATGTTATTGGTGATCCCCGAACATATTGCCATCAGCATGCAACGCAACTTTTCCGTTACCTATTTCCCTCTTCCGTTGCAGGCACCTAAGCAGAAATACTGGCTGATCTGGCATCCAAAATACCAGAACGATACCTCTCATCAGTGGCTGAGAGAAACGGTATTTGAAGTGATGCAACACTCACTTTCCCTGAAAGCGATGGTAAATACGGAATAG
- a CDS encoding RidA family protein, with translation MKKIVNTELAPKAIGPYSQGTGLENLVFTSGQLPLDPKTMEFVEGGIKEQALQSLLNLKAVLEEAGASLDSVLKTCCFLSDMNDFVTFNEVYTEIFGTDAAPARSCVEVARLPKDALVEIEAIAFVK, from the coding sequence ATGAAAAAGATAGTTAATACTGAACTGGCACCTAAAGCGATTGGCCCATATTCACAGGGTACTGGTCTGGAAAATCTGGTATTTACCTCAGGGCAACTTCCTCTTGATCCTAAAACAATGGAATTTGTAGAAGGTGGTATTAAAGAGCAGGCACTTCAGTCTCTATTGAACCTGAAAGCCGTATTGGAAGAGGCGGGTGCATCGCTGGATTCTGTGCTTAAAACCTGTTGTTTCCTTTCTGACATGAATGACTTTGTTACCTTTAACGAAGTGTATACAGAAATTTTCGGAACAGACGCTGCACCAGCACGTTCTTGTGTTGAAGTTGCCCGTCTTCCAAAAGATGCGCTGGTTGAAATTGAAGCTATCGCTTTTGTGAAATAA
- the dpaL gene encoding diaminopropionate ammonia-lyase: MSLPEKIIPNVLKSIENKSYAPSLSKGFEAEDLLNVRNFHSQLPGYCKTPLHSLDALAEKLGVRKVLLKDEDYRFDLNAFKVLGGSYAIARLLGNKYGLSASELSLENLKAQITEPMTFTSATDGNHGRGIAWSAEKLGQNAVIYMPVGTAEERVRNIQKLGAEVIVTDCNYDDTVRIAYETSQKNGWEFVQDTAWEGYTDIPLWIMQGYATIVSESIEQMEEMGEVPTHIILQAGVGSMAGAILGSFVNHYGIERLVSLIVEPEKADCIYRSGLTGDIVFVNDDLDTIMAGLACGEPCTIGWDILKDNASGFLSCNDSLAATGMRILANPLAHDPKVVSGESGAIGVGALHALATNSDAKALMNQFAFDENSVVYILSTEGNTDPVNYQKVIWEGAYPS, translated from the coding sequence ATGAGTTTACCTGAAAAAATAATACCTAACGTATTAAAGAGTATCGAAAATAAATCTTATGCACCGTCTTTAAGTAAAGGATTTGAAGCAGAAGATTTACTTAATGTGCGCAATTTTCACAGCCAGTTACCGGGCTATTGTAAAACACCTCTTCACTCTCTGGATGCGCTGGCAGAAAAACTGGGTGTACGTAAAGTTTTATTAAAGGACGAAGATTACCGTTTTGATTTAAATGCTTTTAAAGTTCTTGGTGGATCTTACGCCATTGCCCGCTTGCTGGGAAACAAGTATGGATTATCAGCCAGTGAACTGAGCCTTGAAAACCTGAAAGCTCAAATTACTGAGCCAATGACTTTTACCTCTGCTACCGACGGAAACCACGGCCGTGGCATTGCATGGTCGGCTGAGAAGCTAGGCCAGAATGCGGTAATTTATATGCCTGTCGGTACCGCAGAAGAGCGTGTCAGAAACATCCAGAAACTCGGCGCTGAAGTTATTGTTACTGACTGCAACTACGATGATACCGTTCGCATCGCTTACGAGACTTCTCAGAAGAATGGCTGGGAGTTTGTTCAGGATACGGCATGGGAAGGCTATACCGATATCCCGCTGTGGATTATGCAGGGCTACGCCACCATTGTGAGCGAAAGTATCGAGCAGATGGAAGAGATGGGTGAAGTTCCGACTCATATTATTCTTCAGGCTGGTGTTGGTTCAATGGCGGGTGCCATTCTGGGTTCATTTGTAAACCACTACGGCATCGAACGCCTTGTCAGCCTGATCGTAGAGCCGGAAAAAGCCGATTGTATCTACCGCTCCGGCCTTACTGGTGACATTGTTTTTGTTAACGACGATCTGGATACCATTATGGCGGGCCTTGCCTGCGGTGAGCCTTGCACTATCGGCTGGGATATCCTGAAAGACAATGCCTCCGGCTTCCTCTCCTGTAATGACTCCTTAGCCGCAACAGGTATGCGTATTCTGGCAAACCCTCTGGCCCATGACCCTAAAGTGGTTTCCGGTGAGTCTGGTGCAATCGGTGTAGGTGCCCTGCACGCATTGGCAACCAACTCTGATGCAAAAGCATTGATGAATCAGTTTGCTTTCGACGAAAACTCAGTGGTGTACATCCTGAGCACAGAAGGTAATACCGACCCTGTTAACTACCAGAAAGTTATCTGGGAAGGTGCTTACCCTTCTTAA
- a CDS encoding M20 aminoacylase family protein gives MVKISSDLAKEMAEWRHKIHEHPEFMFDLPVTSAFVAEKLGEWGIEVHHGIGKSGVVGVLCKGDWQGKKAIALRADMDCIDLQETGDVPYKSCVPGKMHGCGHDGHTASLLGAAKYLATEGDFNGTVHFLFQPDEEHGLGATAMINDGLFERFPTDEVYGYHNVPGFEAGSIHMCSGGVMASENLFTIKLIGEGGHASSPHMLADPVVALAQVIHGIQSIVSRTINPMETVVCSVTEILTDGARNVVPTEITIKGDYRTYTTENTDLVEKRMNEIVKGACEAYKLKGEVEVSREFVVSFNSEEQTQAAAKAAITLLGEDKVNTNGEKKSFSEDFGFFAEKVSGCYVFIGNGTEGANGYFLHNPNYDYNDDILPVAAGFYCQIIEQHG, from the coding sequence ATGGTCAAGATTTCTTCAGACCTGGCAAAAGAGATGGCGGAATGGAGACATAAAATTCATGAACATCCTGAATTTATGTTCGATTTGCCGGTTACCTCTGCATTTGTAGCTGAAAAGTTAGGGGAGTGGGGCATCGAAGTTCACCATGGAATTGGCAAATCAGGTGTGGTTGGTGTGCTGTGCAAGGGCGACTGGCAAGGTAAAAAAGCCATTGCTCTTCGTGCGGATATGGACTGTATCGATCTTCAGGAAACCGGCGATGTCCCTTATAAATCTTGCGTTCCGGGTAAGATGCATGGCTGTGGCCACGATGGTCACACTGCTTCTCTGTTAGGTGCTGCTAAATATTTAGCGACTGAAGGTGACTTCAACGGAACGGTGCACTTCCTGTTCCAGCCAGACGAAGAGCACGGTTTGGGTGCAACGGCCATGATTAACGATGGCTTGTTTGAAAGATTCCCTACCGATGAAGTATACGGTTATCACAATGTTCCGGGCTTTGAAGCTGGCTCAATTCATATGTGCTCTGGCGGTGTTATGGCCAGTGAGAACCTGTTCACTATTAAGTTGATTGGTGAAGGCGGTCACGCCTCTTCTCCACATATGCTGGCAGATCCGGTAGTTGCCCTTGCACAAGTCATTCATGGTATTCAGTCGATTGTTTCACGCACCATTAACCCGATGGAAACTGTAGTTTGTTCAGTAACAGAAATTCTGACAGACGGTGCGAGAAATGTCGTTCCAACTGAGATCACCATTAAGGGTGATTACCGTACTTACACCACGGAAAACACGGATCTTGTTGAAAAACGTATGAACGAGATCGTTAAAGGTGCCTGCGAAGCCTACAAGCTGAAAGGTGAAGTAGAGGTATCCAGAGAATTTGTAGTTTCTTTCAACTCAGAAGAGCAGACACAAGCTGCTGCAAAAGCTGCAATCACTTTATTGGGTGAAGACAAGGTAAATACAAACGGTGAGAAAAAGAGCTTCTCTGAAGACTTTGGTTTCTTCGCTGAAAAAGTATCCGGTTGCTACGTATTTATCGGCAACGGCACAGAAGGTGCGAATGGTTACTTCCTGCACAACCCTAACTACGACTACAACGATGATATTTTGCCGGTAGCGGCTGGTTTCTACTGTCAGATCATCGAACAACATGGCTGA
- a CDS encoding 1-aminocyclopropane-1-carboxylate deaminase/D-cysteine desulfhydrase, with the protein MKIANSPVTRHTFNNVSFFLKRDDQLHPQFAGNKARKLMSLLTGDFPAIKHVIGHGSAQANSLYSLAALCSLRGWKLTFYVDHIAGYLKQNPAGNYLGALELGANIIDLSEQENRQGLHAKEYIARNHPPQEDTLLVPEGGWYSLAEQGVKQLADEILEWQSTLNRHESEIDIKEKQALTIALPSGTGTTALYLQKHLADAGIEVLTCACVADKAYLTQQFNELDSEAAKPTILSTTSGSDNKHHFGKLYRQEYQIWQDLMQQTGVEFELLYDPYMWLCLQEWLPQNRDKTLLYIHQGGVLGNPSMQNRYRRKFKD; encoded by the coding sequence ATGAAAATAGCCAACAGCCCGGTAACCCGACATACCTTCAACAATGTCAGCTTTTTCCTGAAACGGGACGATCAGTTGCACCCGCAGTTTGCCGGTAACAAGGCCCGAAAACTGATGTCGCTGTTAACCGGAGATTTCCCCGCTATAAAACATGTGATAGGCCATGGCTCTGCGCAGGCAAACTCACTTTACTCTCTGGCGGCACTCTGCTCACTGAGAGGCTGGAAACTGACTTTCTATGTCGACCATATTGCCGGTTACCTGAAACAAAATCCGGCAGGAAACTATCTCGGTGCTCTGGAACTGGGCGCCAATATTATTGACCTATCAGAACAAGAAAACCGACAAGGTTTACATGCAAAAGAGTATATAGCCCGAAATCATCCCCCACAGGAAGATACGCTGTTAGTTCCGGAAGGCGGCTGGTACTCTCTTGCGGAACAGGGAGTAAAACAGCTGGCCGATGAAATCCTTGAATGGCAGTCGACGTTAAATCGGCATGAGTCTGAAATTGACATTAAAGAAAAGCAAGCACTTACTATCGCACTACCTTCCGGTACGGGAACAACGGCGCTTTATCTGCAAAAGCACCTTGCCGATGCCGGTATTGAAGTACTTACCTGTGCCTGCGTAGCAGACAAGGCTTACCTGACTCAGCAGTTCAATGAGCTGGATTCAGAAGCCGCTAAGCCAACCATCCTCAGCACCACATCCGGCAGCGATAACAAGCACCACTTCGGCAAGCTTTACCGGCAGGAGTATCAGATCTGGCAGGATTTAATGCAGCAAACCGGTGTTGAATTTGAACTGCTTTACGACCCTTATATGTGGCTCTGCCTGCAAGAGTGGTTACCCCAGAACAGGGATAAAACCCTGCTCTATATCCATCAGGGTGGCGTACTGGGTAACCCAAGTATGCAAAACAGATACAGACGGAAGTTTAAAGACTAG